A single window of Streptomyces aquilus DNA harbors:
- the mca gene encoding mycothiol conjugate amidase Mca — protein sequence MAVHAHPDDESSKGAATMAKYVSEGVDVLVVTCTGGERGSILNPKLQGDKYIEEHIHEVRKKEMDEAREILGVKQEWLGFVDSGLPEGDPLPPLPEGCFALEDVDKAAGELVRKIRAFRPQVITTYDENGGYPHPDHIMTHKISMVAFEGATDTEKYPEADFGPAYQPRKLYYNQGFNRPRTEALHQAMLDRGLESPYEDWLKRWNEIERTERTLTTHIPCAEFFEIRDKALIAHATQIDPDGGWFKVPMEIQKEVWPTEEYELAKSLVDTSLPEDDLFAGIRDNA from the coding sequence ATGGCCGTTCACGCGCACCCCGACGACGAGTCGAGCAAGGGCGCGGCCACCATGGCGAAGTACGTGTCCGAGGGGGTGGACGTGCTGGTCGTGACCTGCACGGGCGGGGAGCGCGGCTCCATCCTCAATCCGAAGCTGCAGGGCGACAAGTACATCGAGGAGCACATCCACGAGGTACGCAAGAAGGAGATGGACGAGGCCCGCGAGATCCTCGGCGTCAAGCAGGAGTGGCTCGGCTTCGTCGACTCCGGCCTGCCCGAGGGCGACCCGCTGCCCCCGCTCCCCGAGGGCTGCTTCGCCCTGGAGGACGTCGACAAGGCGGCCGGCGAGCTGGTCCGCAAGATCCGCGCGTTCCGCCCCCAGGTCATCACGACGTACGACGAGAACGGCGGCTACCCGCACCCCGACCACATCATGACCCACAAGATCTCGATGGTGGCGTTCGAGGGCGCGACGGACACCGAGAAGTACCCGGAGGCGGACTTCGGCCCCGCCTACCAGCCGCGGAAGCTCTACTACAACCAGGGCTTCAACCGCCCCCGCACCGAGGCGCTGCACCAGGCGATGCTGGACCGCGGCCTGGAGTCGCCGTACGAGGACTGGCTCAAGCGCTGGAACGAGATCGAGCGCACCGAGCGCACCCTGACCACGCACATCCCGTGCGCCGAGTTCTTCGAGATCCGCGACAAGGCCCTGATCGCGCACGCCACGCAGATCGACCCCGACGGCGGCTGGTTCAAGGTCCCGATGGAGATCCAGAAGGAGGTCTGGCCGACGGAGGAGTACGAGCTCGCCAAGTCCCTCGTCGATACCTCCCTCCCCGAG
- a CDS encoding DUF4307 domain-containing protein, whose protein sequence is MSASTTRLPEGRYGRSSDERADRKLRIAAVAFGALLVALLGYFAWHYVAKNEISAEVITFEPGKDSVQVHLEVRKDAGASGYCTIRSQAENGAEVGRADFRFSGDATRIDKVVTLRTTSPGTTAELLGCHAD, encoded by the coding sequence ATGAGCGCGTCGACCACGCGACTGCCCGAGGGCCGTTACGGCCGCTCCTCGGACGAGCGCGCCGACCGCAAGCTCAGGATCGCCGCCGTCGCGTTCGGGGCCCTGCTGGTCGCGCTGCTGGGCTATTTCGCCTGGCACTACGTCGCCAAGAACGAGATCAGCGCCGAAGTGATCACCTTCGAGCCGGGCAAGGACTCGGTGCAGGTCCATCTGGAGGTCCGCAAGGACGCCGGCGCCAGCGGCTACTGCACGATCCGCTCCCAGGCCGAGAACGGCGCCGAGGTCGGCCGGGCCGATTTCCGCTTCTCCGGTGACGCCACCCGGATCGACAAGGTCGTCACGCTCCGTACGACGTCCCCGGGCACCACCGCCGAGCTGCTGGGCTGCCACGCCGACTGA
- a CDS encoding ABC transporter permease, with amino-acid sequence MSTATDTARVAPAGNPVSQSVRDSMVVAQRNLIRMSRIPEMIIYGLIQPIMFVVLFTYVFGGSMQIGGSTSAVDYKNFLMAGIFAQTVTFATASSGAGIADDMHKGLIDRFRSLPMARGAVLTGRTFADLVQTALTLVVLAVVALLVGWRVGSDAPTNAGKVLGAFGLLLLLGYAFTWIGALIGMSVRTPEAATSSGLIWLFPVTFISNAFVDTSHMTPWLRHIADWNPFSATVQACRKLFGNPGVSPSEAWPMQHPVWASLIYSILIIVVFRTLSVRKYRSATA; translated from the coding sequence ATGAGCACCGCCACCGACACCGCACGCGTCGCACCGGCCGGCAACCCGGTCAGCCAGTCCGTCCGGGACTCCATGGTCGTCGCCCAGCGCAACCTCATCCGGATGTCCCGCATCCCCGAGATGATCATCTACGGGCTGATCCAGCCCATCATGTTCGTGGTGCTGTTCACCTACGTCTTCGGCGGCTCCATGCAGATCGGCGGCAGCACCAGCGCCGTCGACTACAAGAACTTCCTGATGGCCGGCATCTTCGCGCAGACCGTCACGTTCGCCACCGCCAGCTCCGGCGCGGGCATCGCCGACGACATGCACAAGGGGCTCATCGACCGCTTCCGCTCCCTGCCCATGGCCAGGGGCGCGGTGCTCACCGGGCGCACCTTCGCCGACCTCGTCCAGACCGCGCTCACCCTGGTCGTCCTCGCGGTGGTCGCCCTGCTGGTCGGCTGGCGCGTCGGATCGGACGCGCCCACCAACGCCGGCAAGGTGCTGGGCGCCTTCGGGCTGCTGCTCCTGCTCGGCTACGCCTTCACCTGGATCGGCGCCCTGATCGGCATGTCCGTCCGCACCCCCGAGGCGGCCACCTCCAGCGGCCTGATCTGGCTCTTCCCGGTCACCTTCATCTCGAACGCGTTCGTGGACACCAGCCACATGACCCCGTGGCTGCGCCACATCGCCGACTGGAACCCGTTCAGCGCCACCGTCCAGGCCTGCCGCAAGCTCTTCGGCAACCCGGGCGTCTCGCCCTCCGAGGCCTGGCCGATGCAGCACCCGGTGTGGGCCTCGCTGATCTACTCGATCCTGATCATCGTCGTCTTCAGGACCCTGTCGGTCAGGAAGTACCGCTCGGCGACCGCATGA
- the ilvA gene encoding threonine ammonia-lyase gives MSYGTADSLHSLRPVTLDDVRGAQKMLTGVARVTAMEGSRHLSQLVGAPVHFKCENLQRTGSFKLRGAYVRIAGLLPEERAAGVVAASAGNHAQGVALASSLLGVRSTVFMPKGAPLPKISATREYGAEVRLHGQVVDETLAAAQEYAERTGAVFIHPFDHPDVIAGQGTVGLEILEQCPEVRTIVLGIGGGGLAAGVAVAVKSLRPDVRIVGVQAAGAAAYPPSLAAGRPMSIENPATMADGMKVGRPGDVPFEIVGELVDEVRTVSEDELSAALLLSLERAKLVVEPAGASPVAALLSDPGAFEGPVVAVLSGGNVDPVLLQRVLRHGMAAQGRYLAVRLRLTDRPGALATLLGVLSVVDANVLDVSHVRTDPRLGFTEAEVELHLETKGPEHCAEVGQALRNAGYTVID, from the coding sequence ATGAGCTATGGCACGGCTGACTCCTTGCACTCCCTGCGGCCCGTCACCCTCGACGATGTGCGCGGCGCCCAGAAGATGCTCACGGGCGTGGCGCGGGTGACCGCGATGGAGGGCAGCCGGCACCTCTCCCAGCTGGTGGGTGCGCCGGTGCACTTCAAGTGCGAGAACCTCCAGCGCACGGGGTCCTTCAAGCTGCGTGGCGCCTACGTCCGGATCGCCGGCCTGCTGCCCGAGGAGCGCGCGGCCGGGGTCGTCGCCGCGAGCGCGGGCAACCACGCGCAGGGTGTCGCGCTGGCGTCGTCGCTGCTGGGTGTGCGGTCGACGGTGTTCATGCCGAAGGGCGCCCCGCTGCCCAAGATCAGCGCGACCCGGGAGTACGGCGCCGAGGTGAGGCTGCACGGGCAGGTGGTCGACGAGACGCTGGCCGCCGCGCAGGAGTACGCGGAGCGGACGGGGGCGGTGTTCATCCACCCCTTCGACCACCCGGACGTCATCGCGGGCCAGGGCACGGTCGGCCTGGAGATCCTGGAGCAGTGCCCCGAGGTGCGCACGATCGTCCTCGGGATCGGGGGCGGCGGTCTCGCGGCCGGCGTCGCGGTCGCGGTGAAGTCGCTGCGGCCCGATGTGCGGATCGTGGGCGTCCAGGCGGCGGGCGCGGCGGCGTACCCGCCCTCGCTGGCGGCCGGGCGCCCGATGTCGATCGAGAACCCGGCGACGATGGCCGACGGCATGAAGGTCGGGCGGCCCGGCGACGTGCCGTTCGAGATCGTGGGCGAACTCGTCGACGAGGTGCGGACGGTCAGCGAGGACGAGCTGTCCGCCGCGCTGCTGCTGAGCCTGGAGCGGGCCAAGCTGGTCGTCGAGCCGGCCGGCGCGAGCCCCGTCGCGGCGCTGCTGAGCGACCCCGGCGCCTTCGAGGGACCGGTCGTCGCGGTGCTGTCCGGCGGCAACGTCGACCCGGTGCTGCTTCAGCGCGTCCTGCGGCACGGCATGGCCGCGCAGGGCCGCTACCTGGCCGTACGTCTGCGCCTGACGGACCGTCCCGGCGCCCTCGCCACGCTCCTCGGGGTGTTGTCAGTGGTCGACGCTAATGTCCTCGACGTGAGCCATGTGCGGACCGACCCCCGGCTCGGGTTCACGGAGGCGGAGGTCGAGCTGCACCTGGAGACGAAGGGTCCCGAGCACTGCGCCGAGGTCGGCCAGGCCCTGCGGAACGCGGGTTACACGGTCATCGACTGA
- a CDS encoding MarR family winged helix-turn-helix transcriptional regulator, with protein MSMDMTTVGDTGLLDTLQHEVAVFARRAEQTRLGGVGQVRNSMDRAAYLLLNRLDKEGPMGVKALAASMGIDSSTVTRQVAPLVDTGLVKRTSHPEDGRAVVLQLSPRGLSRLEEVRSSRRQLMAELTHDWAPEEREAFCTLLTRFNTALSSRMAAQGLPGADAPTAS; from the coding sequence ATGTCGATGGACATGACGACCGTCGGTGACACCGGTCTCCTCGACACGCTCCAGCACGAGGTGGCGGTCTTCGCCCGCCGTGCCGAACAGACCCGGCTCGGCGGGGTGGGGCAGGTGCGCAACTCCATGGACCGCGCCGCATACCTGCTGCTCAACCGCCTCGACAAGGAAGGCCCGATGGGCGTCAAGGCGCTCGCCGCGAGCATGGGCATCGACTCGTCGACGGTCACCCGGCAGGTGGCACCGCTCGTGGACACCGGGCTCGTCAAGCGCACCTCGCACCCGGAGGACGGGCGCGCGGTGGTGCTCCAGCTGTCCCCGCGCGGGCTGTCGCGCCTGGAGGAAGTACGTTCCTCCCGGCGTCAGTTGATGGCCGAGCTGACACACGACTGGGCGCCGGAGGAGCGCGAGGCGTTCTGCACGCTCCTCACGCGCTTCAACACCGCGCTCTCCTCCCGGATGGCGGCCCAGGGGCTGCCGGGGGCGGATGCGCCGACGGCTTCCTGA
- a CDS encoding ATP-binding cassette domain-containing protein, with protein sequence MPGAIYAEGLVKTFGDVRALDGVDLDVPEGTVLGLLGPNGAGKTTAVRCLTTLLRPDSGSAVVAGIDVLKHPDAVRRSIGLSGQFAAVDEYLTGRENLQMVGRLYQMRAKAAKARAAELLEQFDLADAADRPTKTYSGGMRRRLDLAAALVVSPPVMFMDEPTTGLDPRNRQLLWDVIKRLVSGGTTLLLTTQYLEEADHLAHDIAVVDHGRLIAQGTSDQLKARTGGERVEVVVHEREDIATASEVLRGFGKGDTTVEEHTRKLTVPVTGGAKLLAEVIRELDTRGIEIDDIGLRRPTLDDVFLSLTGHVAEEAITNNEEAVKK encoded by the coding sequence ATGCCAGGCGCCATCTATGCCGAAGGCCTGGTGAAGACCTTCGGTGACGTAAGGGCTCTGGACGGCGTCGACCTGGACGTGCCGGAAGGCACCGTCCTGGGCCTGCTCGGGCCGAACGGCGCGGGCAAGACGACGGCCGTCCGCTGTCTGACGACCCTCCTGCGGCCCGACAGCGGCTCGGCGGTCGTCGCGGGCATCGACGTCCTCAAGCACCCCGACGCCGTGCGCCGTTCCATCGGACTGTCCGGCCAGTTCGCGGCGGTCGACGAGTATCTGACCGGCCGCGAGAACCTCCAGATGGTCGGCCGGCTCTACCAGATGAGGGCGAAGGCCGCGAAGGCCCGGGCGGCCGAGCTGCTGGAGCAGTTCGACCTCGCCGACGCCGCCGACCGCCCCACCAAGACCTACTCCGGCGGCATGCGCCGCCGCCTCGACCTCGCGGCCGCCCTGGTCGTCTCCCCGCCCGTGATGTTCATGGACGAACCGACCACCGGCCTGGACCCCCGCAACCGCCAGCTGCTGTGGGACGTCATCAAGCGCCTGGTCTCCGGCGGTACGACCCTGCTGCTGACCACGCAGTACCTCGAAGAGGCCGACCACCTCGCCCATGACATCGCCGTCGTCGACCACGGCCGGCTCATCGCCCAGGGCACCTCCGACCAGCTCAAGGCCCGCACCGGCGGCGAGCGCGTCGAGGTCGTCGTCCATGAGCGCGAGGACATCGCGACCGCCTCCGAGGTCCTGCGCGGCTTCGGCAAGGGCGACACCACGGTCGAGGAGCACACCCGCAAGCTCACCGTCCCCGTCACCGGGGGCGCCAAGCTGCTCGCCGAGGTCATCCGCGAGCTCGACACCCGGGGCATCGAGATCGACGACATCGGTTTGCGCCGCCCCACCCTCGACGACGTGTTCCTCTCCCTGACCGGCCATGTGGCCGAGGAGGCCATCACGAACAACGAGGAGGCCGTCAAGAAATGA
- a CDS encoding sigma factor-like helix-turn-helix DNA-binding protein, translating into MRQRHASQDARRAREFKSFVAGAAGRLLHAATLLTAEAPDANPRARRLLTLSLAHTYACWDGLHGEDPYDRTRQYLATRFARSAWHQYGGLFGARPHPACPLAGLAPQERLVLVLRLYEGVAEEQTAALLGLPTERVHTICDRATATLLHPPRGPAPTVGGAKVAAS; encoded by the coding sequence GTGCGACAACGGCATGCGTCGCAGGACGCCCGCCGGGCCCGGGAGTTCAAGTCGTTCGTCGCGGGCGCGGCCGGCCGGCTGCTGCATGCCGCGACGCTCCTCACGGCGGAGGCCCCGGACGCCAACCCGCGCGCGCGGCGCCTGCTCACGCTGTCGCTGGCGCACACGTACGCGTGCTGGGACGGACTGCACGGCGAGGACCCGTACGACCGGACCCGCCAGTACCTGGCCACCCGCTTCGCCCGCAGCGCGTGGCACCAGTACGGCGGCCTGTTCGGCGCCCGCCCCCATCCCGCCTGCCCCCTGGCCGGCCTGGCGCCGCAGGAGCGGCTCGTCCTCGTCCTGCGGCTCTACGAAGGGGTCGCCGAGGAACAGACGGCGGCACTCCTCGGCCTGCCGACGGAGCGCGTCCACACGATCTGCGACCGGGCGACGGCGACGTTGCTCCACCCGCCACGGGGCCCGGCCCCGACGGTGGGCGGGGCGAAGGTGGCGGCGTCATGA
- the greA gene encoding transcription elongation factor GreA — protein sequence MTQTSEDVTWLTQEAYTKLKEELAYLSGPAREEVTAKIAAAREEGDLRENGGYHAAKEEQGKQELRIRQLTQLLEKAKVGEAPASADGAVAPGMVVTIAFDGDEDDTMTFLLASREYASSDIETYSPQSPLGSGVIGHKVGEDAEYELPNGKKASVKILKAAPYNG from the coding sequence GTGACCCAGACCAGCGAAGACGTCACCTGGCTTACGCAGGAGGCGTACACCAAGCTCAAGGAAGAGCTGGCGTACCTGTCTGGTCCCGCGCGCGAGGAAGTCACCGCGAAGATCGCGGCCGCGCGCGAGGAGGGCGACCTGCGCGAGAACGGCGGGTACCACGCGGCCAAGGAAGAGCAGGGCAAGCAGGAGCTCCGCATCCGCCAGCTGACCCAGCTCCTGGAGAAGGCCAAGGTCGGCGAGGCCCCGGCGTCCGCCGACGGCGCGGTGGCCCCCGGCATGGTCGTGACGATCGCCTTCGACGGCGACGAGGACGACACGATGACCTTCCTGCTCGCCTCCCGCGAGTACGCCAGCTCCGACATCGAGACCTACTCGCCGCAGTCCCCGCTGGGCTCCGGCGTGATCGGCCACAAGGTCGGCGAGGACGCGGAGTACGAGCTGCCCAACGGCAAGAAGGCCTCCGTGAAGATCCTGAAGGCGGCGCCCTACAACGGCTGA